Genomic window (Leptotrichia sp. OH3620_COT-345):
ACGAACTTACTTCACTTAGATATTGATTTTTCTGACGTTTTTTTCTATCTTTTTTTCATTAAAATAATTTGAATATAGGCTTTTTACTTATAACCAGGCTTCTTTTATTTTACAGTTTAACTACATTTTTATTCCTTTAATTTTTTTCAACATTTAAATTTTAAATTGAAGTTTTTTCAGTGATAGTAAAATTAAATGTTAAAATATTTACAAAATGGCTGAGAGAATACTATAGTACTTTTTGTTTTACATTTAATTTCTCAAGGATAGCTTTATCTTTAATGAGAAGCATATCTCTTCTAGATTGAAGATATTGCTTGAATTCTTCAAATTTTTCAGGGACAATCATTTTATTTAAATTTGCAAGGGCAGTCATTGCATCTTTTGAATAAATGACGATGTTATTCTTGTATGACGGTTCTATTTTATTTACTGTAAATTTTTCAGTAAGGGCAGTTCCTCCAACAAATATAGGTATTTTAATTCCTGCCTCTCTTAAAGCTGCCACTGTATTGACCATTTCTGCCTCAGATTTTACAAGAAGTCCCAAAAGACCTAGAAAATCAGCTTTTTCATTTGTAACAGCTTCTCTTATTTTCTCAGCAGGGGTATTGATTCCTAAATCAACAACATCATATCCGTTATTTCCTATTATAATTCCTAGAAGATTTTTCCCTATATCATGTACGTCACCTTTAACAGTTGCCATTATAACTTTACCTTTAGTGGAAGATTCAGATTTTTTCATAAACTGTTCCAAATAGGAAACTGATGCTTTCATAACTTCGACACTTTGAATGAATTCAGCTACAATTAAGCCATTATTATTGAAAAGTCTTCCCACCTCGTCCGTTCCTGTCATTAAAGGTCCGTTTATAATATTCGGCGGAATACTGTTTTAGTAATATGTCAAGTAACTTCGTCAGTTCTTTTTTACTTCCTTCAACTACAAGATTTGCAACTTTTTCTTCAGGAGTCATATTTCCTGTATCGTTTTTTTTCCGGAATCCTTTCTTTTCTATGTAAAATACAACAAAATCAGCTACAGTATTATCATTAGTGTTAAAAAGCAGTGCGTTTGAAAGATTTTTCTCCTCATCGGATATTTCTGTAAGAGGGATGTGTTTTTCAGTATTTATTATAGCAAAATCCAATCCTGCTTCATAAGCTTTCTGCATATAATAACTGTTTAAAACTTCACGTCCTGCAACGGGAAGTCCGAATGAGACGTTACTTACTCCGAGTACGGTTTTTACATTGAGCATTTCTTTTCTTATTTCTCTTATTGCTTCAATTGTAGCTATTGCAGAACCTATATATTTTTGATCACCTGTAGCTACAGGAAATACAAGTGTATCGAAAATTATATCTTTTTTATCAATACCATATTTTTTTGTAAGCAGTTCGTAACTTCTTTTTGCCACTCTTATTTTTTTTTAAGAGAAACTGACATTCCTTCTTCATTTGGAAGGCCTGCATTGGGATAAACTGAAATATATATGTCTGATATATCATTCAGTATTTTCAGGAACTGTATCATAAATTCAGGTCCTGTTGCACAGTTTAAGCCTATTGAAAGAGGTTTCATATGACTTACTGCATAGTAAAAGGTATCCGCTGTCTGTCCTGCAAGAGTAGTTCCTGTACTTTCAATAGTAAAGGAAAGCATCAGAGGAACTTTATAATATTTGCCCATTGCTTTTTGAAGACCCAGATAAGCAGCTTTTAAGTTTCTAGTATCCTGTATTGTTTCAAAAGGATGATATCGGCATTTCCTGCAAGAAGAGCTGAAATATGTGTAATAAGTATGTACAAGCTGGCTGAAAGTCACCCATCCTGTAACGTTTATGGATTTATTTGAAGGTCCTAAGGCTCCGGCTAAATTACATATAGATTTCTTTTTTCATCAGGATTTTCCGATTTGTATTTCTCAATAGCTTTATGTACAAGCTCGGCTGTGGATTTATTTCAAAAACTTTGTCTTCCAACTCATAATCTCTTAAAACTATATCCAAGGCACCGAATGTATTTGTTTCAATAATATCACTTCCGGCTTGCAGATACATTTTATGGATATTTTTTATTATTTCAGGCTTAGTCAGTATAAGATAATCATTACAGCCTTCATATTTTTCTCCGCCAAAGTCAACAGCAGTTAGATTTTCTTTCTAAATCATAGTACCTATAGTCTTGTCAAGAAGAATAATTTTTTTATTAGGATCTTCTTTAAGGCGAGTAAATGATTTTTTGTAATTTATATTTTCCGACATTCAGTTTTCCTCCTTAAACTCTCCATAAATCGGATATTATCGGTTTATAAACATTTTTATTATTGTATCGTAAATTCAATTATATGTATATGCAAAAGATAAGGTTTAATTATAGATAATATCTGTTTTTTTATATATTATATATATAAAAGATACATTGATAAAAAATACTGTAAATACTGAAAAAAAATAAAAATTAAAATTTTTTAAATTTTTTCAAAGGATAAATATATTGAATTTTTTTTAAATAACAGGTATACTACTACATATTATAAAGACTAAAAATAAAAAATACTATATATTGTGTTTTAGTGTGAAAAATTAAATTTGCCGGGACACAGTTAAAGAAAGGAATAATTAACAATGAGAAAATTAATAAAATTTGAAAAAGAGGACTGTAATCCTTGTGCTATGGTATCAGATTTACTGGATAAAAGCGGAGTAGAATACGAAAAAGTAAATCCTTTTAACAACCCTGAATTAGCAATGAAATATAAAGTCAGAACAGTACCTACAACGATACTTATTAAAAATGATGAAGAAATTAAAAGGACAATTGGATTTAACCCTGAAGAATTAAAAGAAATAATAACAATGATATAAATTAATATATATGAAAAATGAGTTCAAAAATGCTCCTAAATTTAAAAAGGGAGTATTTATTTTTACGGTAAATAACGGATAAAATAAAATTATCCTTAATAAATAAGGAGTTATAACTATGTTTATATATTATGATTCAAAAACGGGAAATGTCCAGAGATTTATAGATAAACTTAAAAAAGAAAGACCGAAGTGGAGTTTCATAAAAATAAATGAAACTATGGAAGTAGAAAATTCAGGGCATCTGATTACATTCACTACTAAATTTGGAGAAATTCCTGAAACAACAGTAGAATTCTTAAAAAAAGAAAATAACAGAAACTTTATTAAATCAGTAAGTTCAAGCGGTAATATGAATTGGGGAACTTTATTCGGAGTTGCTGCAGATAAAATATCAAGAGAATATAATATATCAATATTAATGAAATTTGAACTGTCAGGAACTCAGCCACAAGTTGAATATTTTATAAATTATGTAGAAAATGATAACTAAAAACAGTTTTTAAATATAGAAAGGGCAAGTAAAAAAATGAAAAAAGCAAAAAAATGGATATATCTGAATAATGAAATAATGTTGAAAAAGGATGGAGAATTTCAACTTGAAAAGGACAAGGAAGCGGTTTATTCTTACTTTGTGGATTATGTAAATAAAAATACGGTATTCTTTCATAATTTGAAAGAAAAAATGGATTATCTTATAGAAAATGAATATTATATAAATTTTTACGATATGTATAAATTTGAAGAAATAAAAAAAGTATTTTC
Coding sequences:
- a CDS encoding cobalamin-dependent protein (Presence of a B(12) (cobalamin)-binding domain implies dependence on cobalamin itself, in one of its several forms, or in some unusual lineages, dependence on a cobalamin-like analog.); protein product: MGRLFNNNGLIVAEFIQSVEVMKASVSYLEQFMKKSESSTKGKVIMATVKGDVHDIGKNLLGIIIGNNGYDVVDLGINTPAEKIREAVTNEKADFLGLLGLLVKSEAEMVNTVAALREAGIKIPIFVGGTALTEKFTVNKIEPSYKNNIVIYSKDAMTALANLNKMIVPEKFEEFKQYLQSRRDMLLIKDKAILEKLNVKQKVL
- a CDS encoding dihydropteroate synthase: MAKRSYELLTKKYGIDKKDIIFDTLVFPVATGDQKYIGSAIATIEAIREIRKEMLNVKTVLGVSNVSFGLPVAGREVLNSYYMQKAYEAGLDFAIINTEKHIPLTEISDEEKNLSNALLFNTNDNTVADFVVFYIEKKGFRKKNDTGNMTPEEKVANLVVEGSKKELTKLLDILLKQYSAEYYKRTFNDRNGRGGKTFQ
- a CDS encoding homocysteine S-methyltransferase family protein, which gives rise to MTFSQLVHTYYTYFSSSCRKCRYHPFETIQDTRNLKAAYLGLQKAMGKYYKVPLMLSFTIESTGTTLAGQTADTFYYAVSHMKPLSIGLNCATGPEFMIQFLKILNDISDIYISVYPNAGLPNEEGMSVSLKKK
- a CDS encoding homocysteine S-methyltransferase family protein, with the protein product MLTKPEIIKNIHKMYLQAGSDIIETNTFGALDIVLRDYELEDKVFEINPQPSLYIKLLRNTNRKILMKKEIYM
- a CDS encoding thioredoxin domain-containing protein yields the protein MRKLIKFEKEDCNPCAMVSDLLDKSGVEYEKVNPFNNPELAMKYKVRTVPTTILIKNDEEIKRTIGFNPEELKEIITMI
- the nrdI gene encoding class Ib ribonucleoside-diphosphate reductase assembly flavoprotein NrdI; protein product: MFIYYDSKTGNVQRFIDKLKKERPKWSFIKINETMEVENSGHLITFTTKFGEIPETTVEFLKKENNRNFIKSVSSSGNMNWGTLFGVAADKISREYNISILMKFELSGTQPQVEYFINYVENDN